From the Theobroma cacao cultivar B97-61/B2 chromosome 2, Criollo_cocoa_genome_V2, whole genome shotgun sequence genome, one window contains:
- the LOC18608770 gene encoding uncharacterized protein LOC18608770, with protein MGDCRPLGFLLGLPFALVAVVLSVVGAVIWVLGTILSCLCPCCICCAGLANFAMDLIKLPVKVLRWFIDQIPC; from the exons ATGGGAGACTGCAGACCATTGGGGTTCCTACTGGGGCTCCCTTTTGCCCTTGTTGCAGTGGTTTTGTCTGTCGTTGGTGCTGTTATCTGGGTTCTTGG GACTATATTAAGCTGCCTATGCCCTTGTTGCATATGCTGTGCTGGACTTGCCAACTTTGCCATGGATCTTATCAAGCTTCCTGTTAAAGTACTTAGATGGTTTATTGATCAAATACCCTGTTGA